A region of Maridesulfovibrio bastinii DSM 16055 DNA encodes the following proteins:
- a CDS encoding formate dehydrogenase accessory protein FdhE translates to MAENLTLETGKSPFSDGIKILKSSIPATETILDAYIPVAEASLSEIKRLSDWDKIDLPVPNPLIFEQGRPLLADLPLPDFGNEFSNVSIRMVEALKSALPHLEPEFQSVLKALEKTDFANQTAQALWEGNPERIDDLSEEEMLSTKALHLAGVSVLDVFLKIIHDKAAPLINNLRWTKGYCPICGSFPDIALFRKSGTDDPYLKSHGGQRWLHCASCGHEWRFKRGTCVYCENQKHEELKYFQSSDRMTERIDVCEKCRRYLINIDSREYIKEPDLRIAAKAYIHLDIIAQQKGYTPLAITGWNSI, encoded by the coding sequence ATGGCCGAGAATCTTACTTTGGAAACAGGCAAATCCCCCTTTTCGGACGGGATTAAAATTCTTAAATCATCAATCCCGGCAACGGAGACCATACTGGATGCTTATATTCCGGTTGCGGAAGCATCGCTAAGCGAAATAAAGCGACTCTCCGACTGGGATAAAATAGATCTACCGGTACCGAATCCTTTAATTTTTGAGCAGGGTCGCCCTTTACTGGCAGATTTACCATTACCCGACTTTGGAAATGAATTTTCAAACGTTTCTATAAGAATGGTCGAAGCACTGAAATCAGCATTGCCGCACCTTGAACCTGAATTTCAATCCGTGCTGAAAGCCCTTGAAAAAACAGACTTTGCCAATCAGACTGCACAGGCTTTATGGGAAGGTAATCCTGAAAGGATTGATGATCTGAGCGAAGAAGAAATGCTTTCCACCAAGGCTCTGCATCTTGCTGGTGTTTCCGTACTGGATGTTTTTCTAAAAATTATTCACGACAAAGCAGCTCCGCTGATTAACAATCTGCGCTGGACAAAAGGGTATTGCCCAATCTGCGGGTCATTTCCTGATATAGCTCTTTTCAGAAAATCAGGGACCGACGACCCTTATTTAAAATCACATGGCGGGCAACGCTGGCTGCATTGCGCCAGTTGCGGACACGAGTGGAGATTCAAGCGCGGAACATGCGTATACTGTGAAAATCAGAAACACGAAGAACTCAAATACTTTCAAAGCAGCGATAGAATGACGGAAAGGATTGATGTCTGCGAGAAATGCCGACGATACCTGATAAATATAGATTCACGGGAATACATTAAAGAACCTGACCTGAGAATCGCGGCCAAAGCCTATATACATCTTGATATCATCGCCCAGCAAAAGGGATACACTCCCCTTGCCATCACCGGCTGGAATTCTATCTGA
- a CDS encoding winged helix-turn-helix domain-containing protein — protein MNTALQRTPQELIPGEEIEREAPTIRLHLWLESDEGVFFGYGRLLLLDKVEKTGSLKKAAEALGMSYRAAWGKIKTSEEIMNTKLIERVGNRRSGQKLTAEGRELMNMFHTWFESVEKAAKDNAEDIFPWNTKSYHDR, from the coding sequence ATGAATACGGCATTGCAGCGCACCCCTCAGGAATTAATACCCGGCGAAGAAATCGAGCGGGAAGCTCCGACCATTAGACTGCACCTCTGGCTTGAATCGGATGAAGGTGTCTTTTTCGGTTATGGAAGACTACTTTTGCTTGATAAAGTTGAAAAGACCGGATCGCTGAAAAAAGCGGCTGAAGCTCTGGGAATGTCTTACCGGGCTGCATGGGGAAAAATTAAAACATCAGAAGAAATTATGAATACCAAGCTGATTGAAAGGGTCGGCAACAGACGCAGTGGTCAGAAACTGACAGCAGAAGGAAGGGAACTGATGAATATGTTCCATACCTGGTTCGAATCTGTTGAGAAGGCCGCTAAAGACAATGCCGAAGATATTTTTCCATGGAATACTAAGAGTTACCATGACCGCTAA
- the fdnG gene encoding formate dehydrogenase-N subunit alpha: MNCTRRGFMKLASVGVAGFTLGQMGIDLSPAKAFAAGLKIEGAKEVISICPFCSVSCNFIAHVKNGKIVSTEGDPEYPASEGALCAKGAAMLSMHNNHHRIDKPLYRAPYSDKWEEKSWEWTLDRIARRVKETRDRDFIRTNSKGQEVNRVESIFHLGTSQMDNEECAVVHQGVRGLGLVHFDHQARIUHSATVAALAESFGRGAMTNHWCDIANADCIMIIGSNAAEHHPISFKWVLRAKDKGAKVMHIDPKFSRTSARSDFHVPLRSGTDIAFMGGLINYILENDLYFKEYVADYTNAAFIVGKDFSFRNGLFSGYNEKTRKYDKSKWAFEKDDKGVPKRDPSLKDSRCVFQLMKKHYSRYSLSKVEKTTGVPKETLLKVYKYYAATGKKDKAGTILYALGWTQHTVGVQNIRSSAIVQLLLGNIGVAGGGINALRGEPNVQGSTDHCILWHIIPGYLPMPSASMKTLDDYKKMTTPVSNDPMSANWWQHKPKYMVSLLKGWRGENATADNEFGYRLMPKVDDGEDYSYIYIFDRMYKNKIRGGFVFGTNPAQSVPNSNKARKALDNLDWMVVGEIHHTETSENWHRPGVDPLAMKTEVFLLPSAQRAEKEGSITSSGRWQLWHYKACEPMGQSKSMGEMYVELINHVRRLYEHENGVFPEQLLSLDWPSYYVPEDIAKKINGQFTKDTVIKGREYKKGQQVPSFTALTEDGSTTSLNWLYAGGYTEDEGNKSKRRDLSQTPMQAKINIFPNFAWCWPVNRRILYNRASVDANGNPWAPDKAVIKWDGKKWVGDIPDGGWPPNATGKGRYPFIMQTEGHAQTYGPGRADGPFPEHYEPVETPITSHPFSRQLSSPCYKRAFSDMDKLAKPGSRKFPIVLTTYSLTEHWCGGGDTRNTPHLLEAEPQLYVEISHELAKEKGIKNGDFVEVESIRGKVEAVAMVTIRMTPFEIKGDTVHEIGMPFCFGWTTKGCGDSTNRLTPAVGDPNTTIPEFKASLVNIRKITKATELE; encoded by the coding sequence ATGAACTGCACAAGACGCGGTTTCATGAAGCTCGCAAGCGTGGGGGTGGCCGGATTCACCCTTGGTCAGATGGGAATTGACCTTTCCCCGGCCAAAGCGTTTGCAGCAGGGCTGAAGATCGAAGGGGCAAAGGAAGTAATTTCCATCTGTCCGTTCTGTTCAGTAAGCTGCAATTTTATCGCTCATGTCAAGAACGGTAAAATAGTAAGCACTGAAGGTGATCCTGAATACCCGGCAAGCGAAGGTGCATTATGCGCAAAGGGAGCAGCCATGCTCTCCATGCACAATAACCACCATCGCATCGACAAACCACTTTACCGTGCTCCTTACAGCGATAAATGGGAAGAAAAAAGCTGGGAATGGACTCTTGACCGCATCGCCAGAAGAGTCAAAGAAACCCGTGACCGTGATTTTATCCGCACCAACTCCAAGGGACAGGAAGTTAACAGAGTTGAATCTATTTTCCATTTGGGAACATCCCAGATGGACAACGAAGAATGCGCAGTAGTCCATCAGGGCGTGCGCGGTTTAGGCCTGGTGCATTTCGATCATCAGGCACGTATCTGACACAGCGCAACAGTTGCGGCTCTGGCAGAGTCGTTCGGACGCGGCGCGATGACCAACCATTGGTGTGACATAGCCAATGCCGATTGTATTATGATTATCGGCAGTAATGCGGCTGAGCACCATCCTATCTCATTCAAATGGGTTCTGCGGGCAAAGGACAAGGGTGCGAAAGTCATGCACATTGATCCTAAATTCTCCCGTACTTCAGCCCGAAGCGATTTCCATGTACCCCTTAGATCAGGTACTGACATCGCCTTCATGGGCGGACTCATCAACTACATTCTTGAAAACGATCTCTACTTTAAAGAATATGTAGCCGACTATACCAATGCCGCCTTCATCGTTGGAAAAGACTTTTCCTTCAGAAACGGTTTATTCTCAGGCTATAACGAAAAAACAAGAAAATACGACAAGAGTAAATGGGCTTTTGAAAAGGACGACAAAGGGGTTCCCAAACGTGATCCGTCACTAAAGGACAGCCGCTGTGTTTTCCAGCTTATGAAGAAGCACTACTCCCGCTATTCTCTGTCTAAAGTAGAGAAAACCACAGGTGTTCCGAAAGAAACACTGCTCAAAGTCTACAAATACTATGCGGCTACCGGCAAAAAAGACAAGGCCGGAACCATACTCTACGCCCTCGGCTGGACCCAACATACTGTCGGAGTTCAGAATATCCGTTCCAGCGCCATAGTTCAGCTTCTGCTGGGCAATATCGGCGTGGCAGGAGGCGGAATCAACGCATTACGCGGAGAGCCGAACGTTCAGGGTTCCACCGACCACTGCATTCTCTGGCATATCATTCCGGGTTATCTGCCAATGCCCAGTGCAAGCATGAAAACCCTTGATGATTATAAAAAGATGACCACCCCGGTCAGCAATGATCCCATGAGTGCAAACTGGTGGCAGCATAAACCTAAATACATGGTCAGTCTGCTCAAAGGATGGCGTGGAGAAAACGCCACAGCAGACAATGAATTCGGTTATCGACTGATGCCGAAAGTGGATGACGGAGAGGATTACTCCTACATCTATATCTTCGACCGTATGTACAAAAACAAAATACGCGGCGGATTCGTATTCGGAACAAACCCGGCCCAGAGTGTGCCTAACTCCAACAAGGCCAGAAAAGCTCTGGATAATCTGGACTGGATGGTGGTTGGAGAAATTCACCATACCGAGACTTCCGAAAACTGGCACAGACCGGGAGTTGATCCGCTGGCGATGAAAACAGAGGTCTTCCTTTTACCTTCCGCCCAGCGCGCGGAAAAAGAAGGCAGCATAACAAGCAGCGGACGCTGGCAGCTCTGGCATTACAAAGCCTGTGAACCGATGGGACAATCCAAAAGTATGGGCGAAATGTACGTTGAGCTTATCAACCATGTCCGCAGACTTTATGAACATGAAAACGGTGTTTTTCCGGAACAGCTGCTCAGTCTGGACTGGCCCAGCTATTATGTGCCGGAAGATATAGCCAAAAAAATCAACGGTCAGTTTACCAAGGATACCGTTATCAAAGGCAGAGAGTATAAGAAGGGGCAGCAGGTTCCTTCTTTCACGGCCCTTACCGAAGACGGTTCCACGACCAGTCTCAACTGGCTATACGCCGGCGGTTACACTGAAGACGAAGGAAACAAATCAAAACGCCGGGATTTGAGCCAGACTCCGATGCAGGCGAAGATCAATATCTTCCCCAACTTTGCATGGTGCTGGCCGGTCAACAGGCGCATTCTCTATAACCGTGCTTCAGTGGATGCCAACGGTAATCCTTGGGCTCCGGATAAAGCCGTCATCAAATGGGATGGCAAAAAATGGGTTGGAGATATTCCGGATGGTGGATGGCCGCCCAATGCCACAGGCAAAGGACGCTATCCGTTCATCATGCAGACCGAAGGACATGCTCAGACCTACGGTCCCGGAAGAGCTGACGGCCCGTTCCCCGAACATTACGAACCAGTGGAAACACCGATCACTTCCCATCCTTTCTCAAGGCAGCTCAGCAGTCCATGCTACAAGAGAGCTTTCTCCGACATGGATAAACTGGCCAAACCCGGAAGCAGGAAGTTCCCGATCGTGCTGACCACTTATTCACTGACTGAACACTGGTGCGGCGGCGGAGATACTAGAAACACCCCGCATCTGCTGGAGGCTGAACCTCAGCTGTATGTTGAGATAAGTCACGAACTGGCTAAGGAAAAAGGGATTAAAAACGGCGATTTTGTTGAAGTCGAAAGTATCAGAGGCAAAGTGGAAGCTGTGGCTATGGTCACTATCCGCATGACTCCTTTTGAAATCAAAGGCGATACTGTTCACGAAATAGGTATGCCTTTCTGCTTCGGCTGGACAACAAAGGGTTGTGGAGACTCCACCAACAGACTGACCCCGGCTGTAGGAGATCCCAATACAACGATTCCTGAATTCAAGGCCAGCCTTGTAAATATCAGGAAAATAACCAAAGCCACGGAACTGGAATAG
- a CDS encoding 4Fe-4S dicluster domain-containing protein, with protein MSKTFFVDTSRCTACRGCQIACKEWNDLPATKTKQRGSHQNPPDLNPFTYKLIRFNEHMINNKVEWLFFPDQCRHCIDAPCKEIADMYVTGAIVKDEETGAVLYTDLSKLLKKDEFEEIRDACPYNIPRRDTGTGLLSKCTMCIDRVRSNLLPMCVKTCPTGTMNFGEREDMIELAEKSLERVKKDFPDAELICKDDTNVIYLVAFKPEMYHTFATADASGIGNKLNRKTFFAELARPVKKMIG; from the coding sequence ATGAGTAAAACCTTCTTTGTGGACACTTCAAGGTGTACTGCATGCCGTGGCTGCCAGATCGCCTGCAAGGAATGGAACGACCTTCCGGCCACAAAAACAAAACAGCGTGGTTCGCATCAGAATCCGCCTGACCTGAACCCGTTCACATATAAATTGATCCGCTTCAACGAGCACATGATCAACAATAAAGTTGAATGGCTGTTCTTTCCTGACCAGTGCCGCCACTGCATTGACGCACCGTGCAAGGAAATAGCGGACATGTATGTGACCGGGGCAATAGTAAAAGACGAGGAAACCGGAGCTGTTCTCTATACCGATCTGAGCAAACTGCTCAAAAAGGATGAGTTTGAGGAAATCCGGGATGCCTGCCCCTACAACATTCCGCGCCGCGACACCGGAACAGGACTGTTGTCAAAATGCACTATGTGCATTGACAGGGTCAGGAGCAACCTCCTGCCTATGTGTGTGAAGACATGCCCCACCGGAACAATGAACTTCGGTGAACGCGAAGACATGATAGAACTGGCTGAAAAATCTCTTGAGAGAGTTAAAAAGGATTTCCCGGATGCGGAACTGATCTGCAAGGATGACACAAACGTCATCTATCTGGTGGCCTTCAAGCCTGAAATGTATCATACTTTCGCTACGGCTGATGCTTCTGGAATCGGCAACAAACTCAATCGCAAAACCTTCTTTGCCGAGCTGGCCCGCCCGGTAAAAAAAATGATTGGTTGA